From Deltaproteobacteria bacterium, the proteins below share one genomic window:
- a CDS encoding aspartate aminotransferase family protein, which produces MSQPSANLDEILRLDRAHVIHPITEFRKQEKYGSKIFVGGRGIELQLADGRTLIDGFSGLFNICVGHGRSEIAEAVAVQMRQLAYYPSFWDFGNEPAARLAEKVIGLLPRDRHLNHVLFHSGGSEANEANFKFARMYHALRGRPGKVKMLSRRWAFHGATRGAGTATGILAYHAFIEQDASHAYFSPPYCYRCEFAKSYPGCNLDCAGDLAAAIEREGAESVAAVIIEPVMGTGGVLVPPPDYFARIQEICRRYDVLLILDEVVTGFGRTGKWFGMQQWDIKPDLVSFAKGISSGYLPLSASVISDRIYETIRDEMPDGIPLMFGLTYNNHPTCCAAGLANIAIIEREGLVDNARAVGGYLLERLRHAFGKSPIVGEIRGCGLLAAVEIVRDQQTKEPFPNIEDPHHIVAAAFQRGLIARALFQCVALAPPLISTKADIDRMVGILQEVWPAAERSILSS; this is translated from the coding sequence ATGTCTCAGCCCTCGGCGAATCTAGATGAAATCCTGCGGCTCGACCGCGCCCACGTGATTCATCCGATCACGGAGTTCCGCAAGCAGGAGAAGTACGGCTCGAAGATCTTCGTCGGTGGCCGCGGCATCGAGCTGCAGCTGGCCGACGGCCGCACCCTGATCGACGGCTTTTCCGGCCTGTTCAACATCTGCGTCGGCCACGGCCGCAGCGAGATCGCCGAGGCGGTGGCGGTGCAGATGCGCCAACTGGCCTACTACCCGAGCTTCTGGGATTTCGGCAACGAGCCGGCGGCGCGCTTGGCCGAAAAGGTCATCGGCCTCTTGCCCCGCGACCGCCACCTCAATCACGTCCTGTTCCACAGCGGCGGCAGCGAGGCCAACGAAGCCAACTTCAAGTTCGCCCGCATGTACCACGCGCTGCGCGGCCGGCCGGGGAAGGTGAAGATGCTCTCGCGCCGCTGGGCCTTTCACGGCGCCACCCGCGGCGCCGGCACCGCCACCGGCATTCTCGCCTATCACGCCTTCATCGAGCAGGACGCCTCGCACGCCTACTTCAGCCCCCCATACTGCTACCGCTGCGAGTTCGCCAAGTCCTATCCCGGCTGCAACCTCGATTGCGCCGGCGACCTGGCGGCGGCGATCGAGCGTGAGGGGGCGGAGAGCGTGGCCGCGGTGATCATCGAGCCGGTGATGGGTACCGGCGGCGTCCTCGTCCCGCCCCCCGACTACTTCGCGCGCATCCAGGAAATCTGCCGGCGCTACGACGTCCTGCTCATCCTCGACGAGGTGGTCACCGGCTTCGGCCGCACCGGCAAGTGGTTCGGCATGCAGCAGTGGGATATCAAACCCGACCTGGTATCGTTCGCCAAAGGCATCTCCTCGGGCTACCTGCCGCTGTCGGCGTCGGTGATCTCGGACCGCATCTACGAGACCATTCGCGACGAGATGCCTGACGGTATCCCACTGATGTTCGGGCTCACTTACAACAACCATCCGACCTGCTGTGCCGCCGGTCTGGCCAACATCGCCATCATCGAGCGCGAAGGCTTGGTCGACAATGCGCGCGCGGTGGGCGGATATTTGCTCGAACGCCTGCGCCATGCGTTTGGGAAGTCACCCATTGTTGGTGAGATCCGCGGCTGCGGCCTGCTGGCCGCGGTCGAGATCGTGCGCGATCAACAGACCAAGGAACCGTTCCCCAACATCGAAGACCCGCACCACATCGTCGCCGCGGCCTTCCAGCGTGGTCTGATCGCGCGTGCGCTGTTCCAGTGCGTCGCGCTGGCGCCGCCGCTGATTTCCACCAAGGCCGACATCGATCGCATGGTCGGCATTCTGCAAGAGGTGTGGCCGGCCGCCGAGCGGAGTATTCTCAGCAGTTAG
- the hemG gene encoding protoporphyrinogen oxidase, producing MAGVSQRVAVVGAGIAGLAAAHRVVELSRERGWALDLTVYEAGARAGGSIATERSDGFVIESGPDSFISEKPWALQLCERIGLTARLVRTRDENRRTYVVHAGRLHPLPDGFLLLAPTQFWPLVTTGLFTWPGKLRMALDLVLPRGPQLADESLTSFVTRRLGREALQRVAQPLVGGIYTADPDDLSLAATMPRFLEMERKHRSVILAMWRAMRQQSPAARATSGARWSLFVSIDDGMQTLIDVLVQRLPPGALRCGAAVTALSRDSAGWHLRLSDGSAADCDALVLAAPAHRSATLLADVDRELAGDLSGIPYASSATVSLAYPASAFAQSPDGFGFVVPLVEARNIVACTYSSSKYPGRAPAGHVLLRAFVGGAVQSERFEDDDTTMLARVRRELSDLLGVSQAPLLTRVHRHHHAMPQYRVGHLSRMARIEARVAAAGGLALAGNAYRGVGIPDCIHTGEQAAELLLEQFRR from the coding sequence ATGGCCGGCGTATCACAGCGCGTTGCCGTAGTCGGCGCCGGCATTGCCGGCCTGGCGGCGGCACACCGGGTGGTCGAGTTGAGCCGCGAGCGCGGCTGGGCGCTCGACCTCACGGTGTACGAAGCCGGCGCGCGCGCCGGCGGCTCGATCGCCACCGAACGCAGCGATGGCTTCGTCATCGAATCGGGGCCGGACTCGTTCATCTCCGAGAAACCCTGGGCGTTGCAATTGTGCGAGCGCATCGGCTTGACCGCCCGCCTGGTGCGCACGCGCGACGAGAACCGGCGCACCTATGTTGTCCACGCCGGGCGCTTGCATCCTCTGCCCGACGGATTCTTGCTCTTGGCACCGACACAGTTCTGGCCGTTGGTGACCACGGGCCTGTTCACCTGGCCCGGCAAACTGCGGATGGCACTAGACCTGGTGTTGCCGCGTGGCCCGCAACTGGCCGACGAGAGCCTCACTTCATTCGTCACCCGGCGGCTCGGGCGTGAAGCGCTGCAGCGGGTGGCGCAGCCGCTGGTGGGCGGCATCTACACCGCCGACCCCGATGATCTCAGTTTGGCGGCGACCATGCCGCGCTTCCTCGAAATGGAGCGCAAGCACCGCAGCGTGATCCTGGCGATGTGGCGCGCCATGCGCCAGCAGTCGCCCGCCGCCCGCGCCACCAGCGGCGCACGCTGGAGCCTGTTCGTCAGCATCGATGACGGCATGCAGACGCTGATCGACGTGCTGGTTCAACGGCTGCCGCCGGGCGCGTTGCGCTGCGGCGCGGCGGTTACTGCACTCAGCCGCGATTCCGCCGGTTGGCATTTGCGCCTGAGTGACGGCAGCGCCGCCGATTGCGACGCCCTGGTGCTGGCCGCGCCGGCGCATCGCAGTGCGACGTTGCTCGCCGACGTCGATCGCGAACTGGCGGGCGACTTGAGCGGTATCCCTTACGCCTCGTCCGCCACCGTCAGTCTGGCGTATCCGGCCAGCGCCTTTGCGCAGTCACCCGATGGCTTCGGCTTCGTCGTGCCGCTGGTGGAGGCGCGCAACATCGTCGCCTGCACTTACAGCAGCAGCAAGTACCCCGGACGCGCGCCCGCGGGGCATGTGCTGCTGCGCGCCTTCGTCGGTGGTGCGGTGCAGAGTGAGCGCTTCGAGGACGATGACACGACCATGCTGGCCCGCGTGCGCCGGGAGTTGTCGGATCTGCTGGGCGTATCGCAGGCACCGCTGCTGACGCGGGTTCATCGTCACCATCACGCGATGCCCCAGTATCGGGTCGGACATCTGAGCCGAATGGCCCGCATCGAGGCGCGGGTTGCCGCCGCCGGCGGCCTCGCTTTGGCCGGCAACGCCTACCGCGGCGTGGGTATCCCCGACTGCATCCACACCGGCGAACAGGCGGCGGAGCTGCTGCTGGAGCAGTTCCGCCGCTGA
- the hemH gene encoding ferrochelatase, with protein sequence MSTTFDSVLLIAFGGPTRADEVRPFLQNVTRGRPIPPERIEAVARHYDLIGGCSPLNRLTFGQAHALAATLRAQGPALPVFTGMRNWHPYVHETLSEMAAAGHRRAVGVILSAQQTEASWERYQATVTAARAKVGAGAPAVVYAPRWHDHPLFVEAVAECTAAALAQLPPALGSAAHLVFTAHSVPTAMAASSAYVAQIEAGASAVAERLGRKRWSLAYQSRSGNPRESWLEPDIGELLRRLAAAGTGTVVVIPIGFVCDHVEVLYDLDIEARAVADQLGLVFVRAPTVNDHPVFIRMLAEVVRRTAAGDDAGAAAGSVAGTTPARG encoded by the coding sequence ATGTCCACTACCTTCGATTCCGTGCTGCTGATCGCCTTTGGCGGACCCACCCGAGCCGACGAGGTCCGGCCGTTTCTGCAAAACGTCACCCGCGGGCGGCCGATTCCGCCCGAACGGATCGAGGCCGTCGCGCGGCACTACGACTTGATCGGCGGGTGCTCGCCGCTCAACCGTCTGACCTTCGGGCAGGCGCACGCACTGGCGGCGACGCTGCGCGCGCAGGGGCCGGCGCTGCCCGTCTTTACCGGCATGCGCAACTGGCACCCGTACGTACACGAGACCCTGAGCGAGATGGCGGCCGCCGGTCACCGGCGGGCCGTGGGTGTGATCCTGTCGGCACAACAAACGGAAGCCAGCTGGGAGCGCTACCAAGCAACGGTGACGGCGGCGCGCGCCAAGGTCGGAGCGGGGGCGCCGGCGGTGGTTTACGCTCCCCGGTGGCATGATCACCCGTTGTTTGTCGAAGCCGTTGCCGAGTGCACCGCCGCCGCCCTGGCACAGCTGCCGCCGGCCCTGGGTTCGGCGGCGCATCTGGTCTTCACCGCGCACAGCGTGCCCACCGCCATGGCCGCGTCGTCGGCATACGTCGCGCAAATCGAGGCCGGGGCGAGCGCGGTCGCCGAGCGCTTGGGCCGCAAACGCTGGTCGCTGGCGTACCAGAGCCGGAGCGGCAATCCGCGCGAGTCGTGGCTGGAACCCGATATCGGTGAGCTACTGCGGCGCCTGGCCGCCGCCGGCACCGGCACGGTAGTGGTAATACCGATCGGGTTCGTCTGCGACCACGTCGAGGTGCTCTACGATCTCGACATCGAAGCCAGAGCGGTGGCGGATCAGCTCGGCCTCGTCTTTGTTCGCGCCCCTACCGTCAATGACCACCCGGTCTTCATTCGTATGCTGGCCGAGGTCGTGCGCCGCACCGCCGCCGGTGATGACGCCGGCGCAGCGGCGGGCTCGGTTGCCGGCACAACTCCGGCGCGCGGGTGA
- the hemE gene encoding uroporphyrinogen decarboxylase translates to MVLTDHPFLKACRREPTPYTPIWLMRQAGRYMPEYRAVRDRMSFLELCHHPEAAAEVTVTAAERLGVDAAIIFADILLILEPMGVGLEFTKGDGPCIRHPVRHGAQVDRLPEVEPQATLAFVFEAVRRAVAALKVPLIGFAGAPFTIASYLVEGGASRNYLHTKGLMYQDAGAWHALMAKLTRAVAAYLNGQIAAGAHALQIFDSWVGCLAPSDYRQYVLPHMCNLIAALTPGVPVIHFGTDTGGLLEAMREAGGAVLGVDWRSDLAAAWQRIGCDFAIQGNLDPVALFAPPAEIRRRAEAILSSVRGRPGHIFNLGHGILPQTPVEHVRVLIDTVHEFNARPA, encoded by the coding sequence TTGGTGCTCACCGATCACCCCTTCCTCAAGGCCTGCCGGCGTGAGCCCACGCCCTACACCCCGATCTGGCTGATGCGGCAGGCGGGCCGCTATATGCCGGAGTATCGCGCGGTGCGCGACCGCATGAGCTTCCTCGAGTTATGTCACCACCCGGAGGCGGCGGCCGAGGTCACCGTCACCGCCGCCGAGCGCCTGGGGGTGGACGCCGCCATTATCTTCGCCGACATTCTGCTCATTCTCGAACCCATGGGCGTCGGCCTCGAATTCACCAAGGGTGACGGCCCCTGCATCCGCCATCCCGTGCGCCACGGGGCGCAAGTTGATCGGCTGCCTGAAGTCGAGCCGCAAGCAACGCTGGCGTTCGTTTTCGAGGCCGTGCGCCGGGCGGTGGCGGCGTTGAAGGTGCCGCTGATCGGGTTTGCCGGCGCACCGTTTACGATCGCCTCGTACTTGGTCGAGGGCGGCGCCTCGCGCAACTACCTCCATACCAAGGGGCTGATGTACCAGGATGCCGGGGCATGGCACGCGCTGATGGCCAAGCTGACACGCGCGGTTGCCGCCTATCTCAACGGCCAGATCGCCGCCGGCGCCCACGCGCTTCAGATCTTCGACAGCTGGGTGGGTTGCCTGGCGCCGAGCGATTACCGCCAGTATGTGCTGCCACACATGTGCAATCTGATAGCGGCGCTGACGCCGGGCGTGCCGGTCATCCATTTCGGTACCGATACCGGCGGCTTGCTCGAAGCCATGCGCGAAGCTGGCGGTGCAGTGCTCGGCGTCGATTGGCGCAGCGACCTGGCCGCCGCTTGGCAGCGCATCGGCTGTGACTTCGCTATCCAGGGCAACCTCGATCCGGTCGCGCTGTTCGCCCCGCCGGCCGAGATTCGCCGGCGCGCCGAAGCCATCCTCAGCTCGGTCCGCGGCCGCCCCGGACATATCTTCAACCTCGGGCACGGCATCCTACCCCAGACCCCGGTCGAGCACGTGCGCGTGCTGATCGATACGGTGCACGAGTTCAACGCGCGGCCGGCATGA
- a CDS encoding AAC(3) family N-acetyltransferase, translated as MNRSELLQLFEQLAVHGNHVVVHSSLSAFGEVDGGARAVCDALIDAIANGTILMPAFTYAETLIGLRAGRTVAFHPDLPVSREIGRVAEAFRRMPGVLRSNHPTHSFAAYGRHARDLLSTQRDNNVFGPIKKLNIAQGHVLLLGTGLHSVTAIHLAEEQMQMPYLERRSAIRLNAAGYEERVVLENVPGCSAAFDRLEERLDPKKVASIALARSSARKLPVRYLVNLATQALEEDPAFFVCERPDCSSCIAKREALAGRGAASR; from the coding sequence ATGAATCGCAGCGAGCTCTTGCAGTTGTTCGAACAGCTGGCCGTGCACGGCAACCACGTCGTGGTGCACTCTTCCCTGTCGGCCTTCGGTGAAGTCGACGGCGGCGCCCGGGCCGTGTGCGATGCGCTCATCGACGCCATTGCCAACGGCACGATCTTGATGCCCGCGTTCACCTACGCCGAAACCTTGATCGGCTTGCGCGCCGGCCGCACCGTGGCGTTTCACCCCGACCTGCCGGTAAGCCGCGAGATCGGCCGGGTGGCGGAAGCCTTCCGGCGCATGCCGGGGGTCCTGCGCAGCAATCATCCGACGCATTCCTTCGCTGCTTACGGGCGACATGCCCGCGACCTACTCTCGACCCAACGCGACAACAACGTGTTCGGGCCGATCAAGAAACTCAACATCGCCCAAGGGCACGTCTTGTTGCTCGGCACCGGGCTCCATTCCGTTACTGCCATTCACCTGGCCGAAGAACAGATGCAGATGCCCTACCTCGAACGCCGCTCGGCCATCCGGCTCAACGCCGCCGGCTATGAGGAACGGGTGGTGCTGGAAAACGTGCCCGGTTGCAGTGCCGCCTTCGATCGGCTCGAAGAGCGCCTCGACCCGAAGAAGGTCGCCAGCATAGCGCTGGCGCGCAGTAGCGCGCGCAAACTGCCGGTGCGCTATCTGGTCAACCTCGCCACCCAAGCGTTGGAAGAAGACCCCGCCTTCTTCGTGTGCGAGCGGCCTGATTGCAGCAGTTGCATCGCCAAGCGCGAAGCGCTCGCGGGTCGCGGCGCTGCCAGCCGTTGA
- a CDS encoding methionine synthase gives MSRATLQRLGIELPLLPTATVGSLPKPPALVAARAQFARGALSQRELDELAAEAVLYWLERQEQLGLDVLVDGEMYRGDMVGYFANALDGMELGGLVRSYGNRYYHKPVITGPVRWQQPITVGWWQFAQRHSKRPVKAIVTGPYTMMDWSFNEHYPDRRAACLALAAEIRKEVAALVHAGARIVQIDEPALSARPPELPLAIAANRLVTDGLDAYFITHACYGAFDTIYPGMLALPTENLDFASSQSAVDWRALFQRPRVTKDLSLGVLDVHSRVIEGSDEVHARIERARPLVNAQALWVTPDCGLKTRTAAEANAKLSVMVEATAKARATLPDPAP, from the coding sequence ATGAGCCGCGCCACGTTACAGCGGCTTGGCATCGAGCTGCCGCTCCTGCCCACGGCCACGGTGGGCAGCTTGCCCAAGCCGCCGGCGCTGGTGGCAGCGCGGGCGCAGTTCGCACGCGGGGCCTTGTCCCAGCGCGAGCTGGACGAGCTGGCCGCCGAGGCGGTCCTCTACTGGCTCGAACGCCAGGAGCAGTTGGGCCTCGACGTGTTGGTCGATGGCGAGATGTATCGCGGCGATATGGTCGGCTACTTCGCCAACGCGCTCGACGGCATGGAGTTGGGCGGCTTGGTGCGCTCCTATGGCAACCGCTACTACCACAAGCCCGTGATCACCGGCCCAGTGCGGTGGCAGCAGCCCATCACCGTGGGCTGGTGGCAATTCGCGCAGCGACACAGCAAGCGTCCGGTCAAGGCGATCGTCACCGGGCCATACACGATGATGGATTGGTCATTCAACGAACACTACCCCGATCGCCGCGCGGCCTGTCTGGCGCTGGCGGCCGAGATCCGCAAGGAAGTGGCGGCGCTGGTGCATGCGGGCGCCCGCATCGTGCAAATTGATGAGCCCGCCCTCTCTGCGCGCCCACCCGAGCTGCCGTTGGCGATCGCAGCCAATCGCCTGGTCACCGACGGCTTGGATGCATACTTCATCACCCACGCGTGCTACGGTGCCTTCGACACGATCTACCCGGGCATGCTCGCTCTACCGACTGAAAACCTCGATTTTGCGAGCTCGCAAAGCGCCGTCGATTGGCGGGCGCTTTTTCAGCGCCCGCGCGTTACCAAGGACCTCTCTCTGGGCGTGCTCGATGTGCACTCGCGCGTGATCGAGGGTAGTGACGAGGTGCACGCACGCATCGAGCGCGCCCGCCCGCTGGTGAACGCGCAGGCGTTGTGGGTCACTCCCGACTGCGGCTTGAAGACCCGCACGGCGGCCGAAGCCAACGCGAAACTGAGCGTTATGGTCGAAGCCACGGCCAAGGCGCGGGCGACGCTGCCGGACCCGGCACCATGA
- a CDS encoding aldehyde ferredoxin oxidoreductase family protein produces MGGFFMTGTLLRVDLSSGKISREPIAESLWRQFVGGRGLASKLLADNMDPSADALAAGNPLIFATGPLTGTLAPTGGRYAVVTKSPLTGAIACSNSGGYFGPALRYCGYDFLMVEGAAKEPVYLWINDGTVEIRSAQHLWGKPVNETEDLLLGATHPDARVASIGPAGENLALVACVMNDKGRAAGRSGVGAVMGAKKLKAVVAYGTKGVRMVRAPQFLGAARTAVSNIAHSPLSTGLNTMGTAGTIGYMNMVGILPTFNFQKGRFAGADKINGERVKTDFLTRTRGCHSCTISCGRVTKITGHGKLDGHGEGPEYETLFGLGTTCGVDNLAAIIKANYLCNELGMDTIEAGCAIATAMELAEKGYIPEKDIGRPLRFGDATALIELTEAMAHRIGFGHLLADGGYRVAQRYGHPELFIGSKKQAFAAYDPRGALGMGLGYATSNRGACHLRGYSISLEHFGNPVKLDPFTANEKAFWMCILQNQTSFVDASGVCIFSTMAMGPESLAAMVNDATGFDIGEQEMQLIGERIWNLERLFNNKAGLSRKDDSLPPRMLEEPLTEGAAQGHTVPLQPMLEEYYQQRGWDPEGRPTKEKLAQLALL; encoded by the coding sequence ATGGGAGGTTTCTTCATGACTGGCACACTCCTGCGGGTAGACTTGAGCAGCGGCAAGATCAGCCGAGAGCCGATTGCGGAAAGTTTGTGGCGGCAGTTCGTCGGCGGGCGCGGCCTCGCCAGCAAGCTGTTGGCGGATAATATGGACCCGAGCGCCGATGCGCTCGCTGCGGGCAACCCGCTGATCTTCGCCACCGGACCGCTGACCGGCACGTTGGCGCCCACCGGTGGCCGTTACGCGGTGGTCACCAAGTCGCCGCTGACCGGGGCCATCGCTTGCTCTAATTCCGGCGGCTATTTCGGGCCGGCGTTGCGTTACTGCGGCTACGATTTCCTCATGGTCGAAGGAGCGGCCAAGGAGCCGGTCTATCTCTGGATCAACGACGGCACCGTGGAGATCCGCAGCGCCCAGCACCTGTGGGGTAAGCCGGTCAACGAGACCGAAGATCTGCTGCTCGGGGCCACCCACCCCGACGCGCGGGTGGCTTCAATCGGACCCGCGGGCGAGAATCTCGCGCTTGTCGCCTGCGTCATGAACGACAAGGGCCGCGCCGCTGGCCGCTCAGGCGTAGGTGCCGTCATGGGCGCGAAGAAGCTTAAGGCGGTGGTGGCTTACGGGACCAAGGGCGTGCGCATGGTCAGAGCGCCGCAATTCCTGGGCGCCGCCCGCACCGCCGTCAGCAACATCGCCCATTCACCGCTGAGCACCGGGCTCAACACGATGGGAACTGCCGGCACCATCGGCTACATGAACATGGTCGGCATCCTGCCAACGTTCAACTTCCAGAAGGGCCGCTTCGCCGGCGCCGACAAGATCAACGGCGAGCGGGTGAAAACGGACTTCTTGACGCGTACCCGCGGCTGCCACAGCTGTACCATCAGCTGCGGCCGCGTCACCAAGATCACTGGCCACGGCAAGCTCGACGGTCACGGCGAGGGTCCGGAGTACGAAACCCTCTTCGGTCTCGGCACCACCTGTGGGGTGGATAATCTGGCGGCGATCATCAAGGCCAACTACCTGTGCAACGAACTCGGCATGGATACCATCGAGGCGGGTTGCGCCATCGCGACGGCGATGGAGTTGGCCGAGAAGGGTTACATCCCGGAGAAGGACATCGGACGGCCGCTCAGGTTCGGTGACGCCACGGCCCTGATCGAGCTGACCGAGGCGATGGCACACCGTATCGGCTTCGGCCACCTGCTCGCCGACGGCGGCTATCGCGTGGCGCAGCGCTACGGGCATCCCGAACTGTTCATCGGGTCGAAGAAGCAGGCCTTCGCCGCTTACGACCCGCGCGGTGCGCTGGGAATGGGGCTGGGCTACGCCACCTCGAACCGCGGCGCCTGTCACCTGCGCGGTTACAGCATTTCCTTGGAGCACTTCGGCAACCCGGTAAAGCTCGATCCGTTCACCGCCAACGAGAAGGCCTTCTGGATGTGCATCCTGCAGAACCAGACCTCGTTCGTTGACGCCAGCGGCGTCTGTATCTTTTCCACCATGGCGATGGGGCCCGAGTCGCTCGCCGCCATGGTCAACGACGCCACCGGGTTCGACATCGGCGAGCAGGAGATGCAGCTGATCGGCGAGCGCATTTGGAATCTCGAGCGCCTGTTCAACAACAAGGCGGGCTTGAGCCGCAAGGACGACTCGCTGCCGCCGCGGATGTTGGAGGAACCGCTGACCGAGGGCGCGGCCCAGGGACATACCGTGCCGTTGCAGCCGATGCTCGAAGAGTATTACCAACAGCGCGGCTGGGACCCCGAAGGCCGGCCGACCAAAGAGAAACTCGCCCAACTCGCTCTGCTCTAG
- a CDS encoding DNA polymerase II — MHGFLLTPTYRVVAGVPEVHLYGVLESGEPCLIIDNRTRPCFFVRAADAQAALALGAAVEPSPLRTLSGEPAARVTVALPGDVPPLRRRLEERGVICWEADVRFAYRYLIDRGIRGAFAVAGHSQTHERLGRVFHNPELRPARWHPTLKVLSLDIETDLKGDEVYAIALHTRDFSRVILVHQQVCERAETVHSEKAAIRRFLEYVHALDPDVITGWNVADFDLAVLARAAHRHGLHFALGRTNDEFELRKDASFTRESRAVLYGRVVLDALSLMRGAFIRLDDYKLETAARALLGKGKLFAGDGRHQQIEDAYHHDPQRLVDYNLQDAVLVSEILDRTGLIDLAIERSVLTGMPLDRVSAAIASVDSLYLAELRGRGVVAPSVGAEEKTARIAGGYVMESKPGLYRNVLVFDFKSLYPSIIRTLNIDPLSYVPVPAPGADYIAAPNRAHFRRDLPGILPELVARLAAEREAAKRSGHGVKANAIKILMNSLYGVLGSGASRLFFPEVANAITHAGQYLIKVAADHARGRGYEVIYGDTDSLFIDSVEADAERALALAETLRADIGAAVAAAVRERFGCESYLELEFEKLYRRFFLPEVRGGKIGSKKRYAGLVIEDGREQIEFIGLESVRRDWSEVSKRFQGELLQRVFHDQPVESFIKSFVAELRAGGFDALLVYKKAVRKDLDAYVKTTPAHVKAARKQRQGSGRIVEYVMTRNGPEPVGEETAPPDYQHYVTHQLEPVADAILRCLGTDFATVTQSRKQLELF; from the coding sequence ATGCACGGTTTTCTGCTCACACCTACTTACCGCGTCGTGGCGGGGGTACCGGAGGTACATCTTTACGGCGTGCTGGAATCGGGCGAGCCTTGCCTGATCATCGACAACCGCACGCGGCCCTGTTTCTTTGTGCGCGCCGCCGACGCTCAGGCCGCGCTCGCGCTCGGCGCGGCGGTTGAGCCGAGCCCGCTGCGCACGCTCAGCGGTGAGCCCGCCGCCCGCGTAACCGTGGCCCTACCCGGTGACGTGCCGCCGCTGCGCCGCCGGTTGGAAGAGCGCGGGGTGATTTGTTGGGAAGCCGACGTCCGCTTCGCCTATCGCTATCTGATCGATCGTGGCATCCGCGGCGCCTTCGCTGTCGCCGGCCACTCGCAAACGCACGAACGGCTCGGCCGCGTGTTCCACAATCCCGAGCTCCGCCCTGCCCGCTGGCATCCGACACTGAAAGTGCTGTCGCTCGACATCGAGACCGATCTCAAAGGCGATGAGGTTTACGCCATCGCGCTGCATACCCGCGACTTCAGCCGCGTGATCCTGGTGCACCAGCAGGTGTGCGAACGCGCCGAGACGGTGCACTCGGAGAAGGCCGCCATCCGGCGCTTCCTCGAATACGTTCACGCGCTCGACCCCGACGTCATCACCGGTTGGAACGTCGCCGACTTCGACTTGGCCGTGCTGGCACGGGCCGCGCACCGGCACGGACTGCACTTCGCCCTCGGCCGCACCAACGACGAGTTCGAGCTGCGCAAGGACGCCTCGTTCACCCGCGAGTCGCGCGCGGTGTTGTATGGGCGGGTGGTGCTCGACGCGCTCTCGCTCATGCGCGGGGCCTTCATCCGGCTCGACGATTACAAGCTCGAAACCGCAGCGCGCGCGTTGCTCGGCAAAGGCAAGCTGTTCGCCGGCGACGGCCGCCACCAGCAAATCGAAGACGCCTACCATCACGATCCGCAGCGGCTGGTGGATTACAACCTGCAAGACGCCGTGCTGGTCAGTGAGATCCTCGACCGCACCGGCTTGATCGATCTGGCGATCGAGCGCAGCGTGCTCACGGGCATGCCGCTGGACCGCGTCAGTGCGGCAATCGCGTCGGTCGATTCGCTCTATCTGGCCGAGCTGCGCGGGCGCGGCGTCGTGGCACCGTCGGTCGGGGCCGAGGAGAAGACGGCCCGCATCGCCGGCGGCTACGTGATGGAGTCCAAGCCCGGCCTGTACCGCAACGTCCTGGTATTCGACTTCAAAAGCCTGTACCCGAGCATCATCCGCACCTTGAACATCGATCCGCTCTCATACGTGCCGGTGCCCGCGCCCGGCGCGGACTACATCGCGGCGCCCAACCGGGCGCATTTCCGCCGCGATCTGCCCGGCATTCTGCCCGAGCTGGTGGCCCGCCTGGCGGCCGAGCGCGAGGCGGCCAAGCGCTCCGGCCACGGCGTCAAGGCCAACGCGATCAAGATTCTGATGAACTCGCTCTATGGCGTGCTCGGCTCCGGCGCCTCCCGGCTGTTTTTTCCGGAGGTGGCCAACGCGATCACGCACGCTGGGCAATACCTGATCAAGGTGGCCGCCGATCACGCCCGGGGCCGCGGCTACGAGGTCATCTATGGTGATACCGACTCGCTGTTCATCGACTCGGTCGAAGCCGATGCCGAGCGCGCCTTGGCGCTGGCGGAGACGCTGCGGGCCGATATCGGCGCGGCCGTCGCCGCGGCGGTGCGCGAGCGCTTCGGTTGCGAGAGTTACCTCGAACTGGAGTTCGAGAAGCTCTACCGCCGCTTCTTCTTGCCCGAGGTGCGCGGCGGCAAGATCGGCAGCAAGAAGCGCTACGCCGGCTTAGTGATTGAGGACGGCCGCGAGCAGATCGAGTTCATCGGCCTCGAATCGGTGCGCCGCGATTGGAGCGAAGTGAGCAAGCGCTTTCAAGGCGAGCTGCTCCAGCGCGTATTCCACGACCAGCCGGTGGAGAGCTTCATCAAGTCGTTCGTCGCCGAGCTGCGCGCGGGTGGGTTTGATGCCCTGCTGGTGTACAAGAAAGCGGTGCGCAAAGACCTCGACGCCTACGTCAAGACCACTCCGGCGCACGTCAAGGCCGCCCGCAAGCAGCGCCAAGGCAGCGGCCGCATCGTCGAGTACGTCATGACCCGCAACGGCCCTGAGCCCGTGGGTGAAGAGACCGCTCCGCCCGACTATCAGCATTACGTCACCCACCAACTCGAGCCGGTGGCGGATGCCATCCTGCGCTGCTTGGGCACCGACTTCGCCACCGTCACCCAGAGCCGCAAGCAGCTGGAGCTGTTCTAA